From one Gossypium hirsutum isolate 1008001.06 chromosome D08, Gossypium_hirsutum_v2.1, whole genome shotgun sequence genomic stretch:
- the LOC107895880 gene encoding uncharacterized protein, which produces MPKADSQSSQADPRKAEKTHLPQSIVSRDAANLEGEAQTFEPQIEGSLHVNDQQRSYESKSPFPQRLRKEKSDDVNAEILETFRKVQVNIPLIDAIKQVPRYAKFLKELCTSKRKLIGNEKISLGENVSTVFQKKLPTKCKDPGMFSIPCKIGDLKLDRAVLDLGASINVMPRSIYDRVQLGALKDTGLIIQLADRSNAYPDGILEDVLSTRRPFLKTARTKIDVHKGNLTMEFDGEIIKFNIFDAMRYPTDVNSVFTLDVIDNFVQDVYELEDEDKLKSVLAKGIFDIDEHEFIVSDSLIDLVCALDSPTFTRFKPILLSLTVTGKQVPSLISPPKLKLKELPENLKYIFLGENQTLPLIVSNALTEIQESKLLRVIKEHREAFGWTLANIRGLSTTLCTHKIASEPDSVLKRDPQRRLNPLMIEVAKTKILKWLEADVIYPIADSK; this is translated from the exons atgccaaaggctgaTTCACAATCATCACAAGCCGACCCAAGAAAGGCTGAAAAAACGCACCTACCACAGTCCATTGTTTCGCGCGATGCAGCAAATCTTGAGGGGGAGGCGCAAACCTTTGAGCCTCAAATAGAAGGAAGTTTACACGTTAATGACCAGCAGCGATCTTACGAGTCGAAATCTCCGTTTCCACAGCGCTTGAGGAAGGAAAAATCAGACGACGTCAATGCCGAAATCCTTGAGACATTTCGTAAGGTACAAGTTAATATTCCATTGATTGATGCAATTAAACAAGTGCCTAGATATGCTAAGTTTTTGAAAGAATTATGCACATCTAAAAGGAAAttaattggaaatgagaaaattagCTTAGGCGAAAATGTATCTACGGTATTTCAAAAGAAACTTCCTACTAAATGTAAAGATCCGGGAATGTTTTCGATACCTTGTAAGATAGGAGACCTTAAACTTGATAGAGCTGTGCTTGATTTAGGAGCTTCTATAAATGTCATGCCTAGGAGTATCTACGATAGGGTTCAATTAGGTGCATTAAAAGACACAGGACTGATAATTCAACTTGCAGATAGGAGTAATGCCTACCCTGATGGCATTTTAGAAGATGTTCTTAGTACAA GAAGACCTTTTCTTAAGACAGCTAGAACAAAAATTGATGTGCATAAAGGGAATTTAACTATGGAATTTGAtggtgagataattaaatttaatatatttgatgcTATGAGATATCCCACTGATGTTAATTCCGTGTTTACTCTTGATGTAATTGATAATTTTGTTCAAGATGTTTATGAATTAGAGGATGAGGACAAGTTGAAAAGCGTTCTAGCTAAAGGCATTTTCGATATTGATGAGCATGAATTTATTGTTTCTGATTCTTTAATTGACTTAGTTTGTGCATTAGACTCGCCCACATTCACACGATTCAAGCCGATTCTCCTCAGCCTTACGGTGACTGGTAAGCAAGTTCCTTCATTGATTTCGCCACctaaattaaagttaaaagaGCTGCCtgaaaatttaaagtacatcTTTTTAGGTGAAAATCAAACCTTGCCATTAATAGTGTCAAATGCTTTAACCGAAATCCAAGAATCCAAACTACTTAGAGTTATTAAAGAGCATAGAGAAGCCTTCGGTTGGACACTAGCCAATATTAGGGGGCTTAGTACGACTTTATGCACTCATAAGATAGCCTCAGAGCCAGATTCAGTCCTTAAAAGAGACCCCCAACGCCGATTGAATCCACTGATGATAGAGGTGgctaagactaaaattttaaaatggttagaAGCTGATGTTATTTATCCTATAGCCGATTCAAAATGA